A part of Oncorhynchus masou masou isolate Uvic2021 chromosome 30, UVic_Omas_1.1, whole genome shotgun sequence genomic DNA contains:
- the urad gene encoding 2-oxo-4-hydroxy-4-carboxy-5-ureidoimidazoline decarboxylase, with the protein MDIGSVNYLPYEDFVDVFGNVVEKCPLITAAVWSRRPFSNLADLEASINDFIDALPESGKEGILRVHPDLTGRDLQSGTLTRESREEQVQAGLDTLTTAEVSRMARLNTEYKHHFGFPFVICARMNNKATILRQLEERLRNERTIERACAIDEVKKICHLRLQGLVVPETSNKL; encoded by the exons ATGGACATCGGATCAGTGAATTATCTTCCTTATGAGGACTTTGTGGATGTTTTCGGTAACGTGGTGGAGAAATGTCCACTCATAACGGCCGCAGTATGGTCACGCCGTCCCTTCTCGAACCTTGCTGACCTGGAGGCCAGTATAAACGACTTCATCGATGCCCTCCCCGAATCAG GTAAAGAGGGAATCCTCAGAGTTCACCCCGACCTCACGGGTAGAGACCTCCAGAGTGGGACTCTGACCCGGGAGTCGAGAGAGGAACAGGTCCAGGCCGGTTTGGACACGCTGACCACCGCGGAGGTCTCTCGCATGGCCCGGCTGAATACGGAATACAAGCACCACTTCGGTTTCCCCTTCGTGATCTGCGCGCGGATGAACAACAAGGCGACCATCCTGCGGCAGCTAGAGGAGCGGCTCCGGAACGAGCGCACCATTGAGAGGGCGTGCGCCATCGATGAAGTGAAGAAGATCTGTCACCTCCGTCTGCAGGGGCTCGTGGTCCCAGAGACGTCCAACAAGCTATAA